A window of Aequoribacter fuscus genomic DNA:
GAAGCGCTTCGTCTGAATGGTACCATTCTTCCTAACTTGCTCGGTGACCGCCAGCAACAAGTTAGGATAGAGCCCGTTGGTGTCGTGGCATGTATTACCCCATGGAATTTTCCCCTTGCTATTATCGCTCGAAAGATTGCGCCAGCTTTAGCCGCTGGATGCACCGTGGTAGCCAAGCCTTCTGAGGAAACACCATTAACTGCTTTAGCGCTTGCTGATTTGGCTCATCGGGCGGGAATCCCCAAAGGGGTACTAAACATGGTAGTGGCCTCACGTGAGAATACTCCGGTGTTGGTAAAGGCCTGGTTAGACGATCCGAGAGTTCGTAAAATTTCTTTTACTGGCTCTACCGCCGTAGGGAAATACTTGGCCAAGGAGTCTGCACAAACTTTGAAACGTCTGTCCTTGGAGCTCGGTGGCAACGCACCATTTATTGTGTTTGATTCGGCCCAAATTGATGTGGCCGTATCTGCATTGTTGCAAGGCAAATTTAGAAATGGTGGGCAAACTTGCATTTGCCCAAACAGGGTATTCGTGCAAGAAAGTGTTTATGAAGCGTTTTGCTCTGCACTGGTTGCTAAGGTTGAATCGCTTAAATGCGGTCCTGCGACTCAGCTCGATGCTGAGATCGGTCCTATGATTAACGCTAAAGCAATACAGAAAATTGACAGCCATATCGACAGTGCAAAAACGGGTGGTGCGAGAGTTTTGTGCGGTGGATTCCCTTTAAGTGGCGCAGACTTTGAGAGTGGCCATTTTTATTGTCCTACGGTGCTCGTGGATGTGCCGAAAGGAACGTTATTTTGTCACGAAGAAACGTTTGGGCCTGTTGTGCCGGTGTTTAAATTCAAGCATGAAGAAGATGTGGTTGCTGAAGCCAATTCGACACCCTACGGTTTGGCGGCGTATTTTTGCAGTGAAGATTATCGTCAGATTGAGCGTGTTGCTGCCAGCCTTGATGTTGGAGTGGTGGGTATTAACACTGGTATCGTGGCGAGTGAGGCTGCGCCTTTTGGTGGAGTTAAAGAATCTGGTTATGGTCGTGAAGGAAGTAAACAGGGTTTACTTGACTATTGCGATACAAAATATCTTTGTCAGAGTATGACTTGATCGAGTATTCAGGGGTTTAAATGGATAATTATCCCATTGAAATTGGCGTCCCAAATATCACAGAGTTTGAACTAGGTAATACAGGTGTTCCCTATGTGTGGCGGTGGGATTCCTGCTCGCCCGGCCCAGTGGTTATGATCAGCGCATTGACGCACGGTAACGAAATTTGTGGCGCTCAAGTAATAATGGAGCTGCTAAAGGCGGAATTACGTCCAACAAGAGGTAGTTTGGTTTTGGCTTTCTCGAATGTGCATGCTTTTAACACTTTTGAGATGAAAAACCCTGACAAGTCACGATTTGTTGATGAAGATTTTAATAGAGTTTGGTCTTCTGAACGACTCGAATCATCAGAGGGTAAGGTATCTTTAGAGTTGATGCGTGCTCGAGAGATGCGGAACCTTATTGACCAGGTTGATTTTTTATTGGACATCCACTCTATGCATGAAAAATGTGCCCCTCTGTTATTGTCGGGGCCAACAGATAAAGGATTAAAGTTCGCACAATCTATGGGTTGGCCCAGAGATATCATTGTTGATCAAGGGCACAAAGAAGGACGCCGCTTGAGAGATTATGGCGATTTCAATAATGAAGATAGCGACAAAAACGCCCTGTTGATCGAATGCGGTCAGCATTGGGAAAAGGGTGTTATCGAAGCGGCGCGCTCAATTACCGGCCGATTTTTACTGCAGCTTGGGATTGTTGACGAGAGTGCATTACCAATGGAATGGTCTGCGCCGACTCTTGTAGAGCAGCGAGCGATCGTAGTTACCGAGGCTGTGGTAGCCAATTCATATGAATTTGTATTCGTAGACGAATATTTTGGATTAGAGACCATTCCCCACAAAGGTACAGTGATTGCGTATGATGATGGAGAAGCGGTTATCACTCCCTACGATGAATGTATATTGGTCATGCCATCGTTGAGACAGTTACGCCCTGGGGTCACAGTCGTGCGCTTTGGTTACATTGCGTAATTAGATTTGCACGATGTTGGTGCGGCTCCAGACGAGCGCGGTAACGGATATTGCCTTTTCACCGATTCATCTTTTGATAGCGCTTGAGTTCGTCTGTTTTCTAAAATTCTTTAAAAAAGCCAATTCAGCATTTTCTGCTATTTAGGCAGTTTCAAAAAGGCTTTTTGCTGAACGGGTTTAGTGATTTAACTCATTATGACTTACGCACAGAGCTAGACTGAATCGCATGTGTGCGGCTTGAGAGTTAGTGCAGGTCAACATAGGGGTGTTTGGGTTTTAGATATGCGGCCTTTTGGTGCGCATCACTAAACCGAAAAGTAAAAATCATTGGGGAGAAACT
This region includes:
- a CDS encoding NAD-dependent succinate-semialdehyde dehydrogenase; protein product: MSSSIELCVSQSSWLSPLNYIDGNWLPAASADYIEVFNPATGAVVAVVPDSSDDDSLLALDAAYAAFQDWRKTDVRTRSNLLREWHRLIVENTEDLAMLMSLEQGKPLAEARGEVAYGASYVLWYAEEALRLNGTILPNLLGDRQQQVRIEPVGVVACITPWNFPLAIIARKIAPALAAGCTVVAKPSEETPLTALALADLAHRAGIPKGVLNMVVASRENTPVLVKAWLDDPRVRKISFTGSTAVGKYLAKESAQTLKRLSLELGGNAPFIVFDSAQIDVAVSALLQGKFRNGGQTCICPNRVFVQESVYEAFCSALVAKVESLKCGPATQLDAEIGPMINAKAIQKIDSHIDSAKTGGARVLCGGFPLSGADFESGHFYCPTVLVDVPKGTLFCHEETFGPVVPVFKFKHEEDVVAEANSTPYGLAAYFCSEDYRQIERVAASLDVGVVGINTGIVASEAAPFGGVKESGYGREGSKQGLLDYCDTKYLCQSMT
- a CDS encoding succinylglutamate desuccinylase/aspartoacylase domain-containing protein, whose amino-acid sequence is MDNYPIEIGVPNITEFELGNTGVPYVWRWDSCSPGPVVMISALTHGNEICGAQVIMELLKAELRPTRGSLVLAFSNVHAFNTFEMKNPDKSRFVDEDFNRVWSSERLESSEGKVSLELMRAREMRNLIDQVDFLLDIHSMHEKCAPLLLSGPTDKGLKFAQSMGWPRDIIVDQGHKEGRRLRDYGDFNNEDSDKNALLIECGQHWEKGVIEAARSITGRFLLQLGIVDESALPMEWSAPTLVEQRAIVVTEAVVANSYEFVFVDEYFGLETIPHKGTVIAYDDGEAVITPYDECILVMPSLRQLRPGVTVVRFGYIA